The following are encoded together in the Panthera leo isolate Ple1 chromosome B4, P.leo_Ple1_pat1.1, whole genome shotgun sequence genome:
- the DNAJC22 gene encoding dnaJ homolog subfamily C member 22 isoform X1, whose protein sequence is MAKGLLVTYALWAVGGPAGLHHLYLGRDTHALLWMLTLGGGGLGWLWEFWKLPSFVAQANRPQRQRQSSVGRTPPLSFIRFVAQVIVGIYFGLVALISLSFMANFYIVGLPLAVGLGVLLVAAVGNQTSDFKNTLGAAFLISPIFYGRPIAILPISLAASITAQKHRRYKTSVGSETLSVRLYRLGLAYLAFTGPLAYSTFCNTAATLSYVAETLGSFLSWFSFFPLLGRITESVFLLPYRIWRLLVGDPGFSNNSFREWEKLYEFVNSFQDEKRQLAYQVLSVSEGATNEEIHRRYRELVKIWHPDHNRHQTEEAQRHFLEIQAAYEALSQPRKPKGSWRSSQQH, encoded by the exons ATGGCCAAAGGGCTCTTGGTGACCTATGCCCTTTGGGCTGTAGGAGGCCCTGCTGGGCTCCACCACCTGTACCTGGGGAGGGACACTCATGCACTGCTCTGGATGCTTACCCTGGGGGGTGGCGGGCTGGGCTGGCTCTGGGAATTCTGGAAGCTCCCGAGCTTTGTAGCTCAGGCCAACAGAccccagaggcagaggcagagctcAGTAGGGAGGACACCCCCTCTCAGTTTCATTCGCTTTGTTGCCCAGGTGATAGTGGGCATCTATTTTGGCCTGGTGGCTCTCATTAGCCTTTCTTTCATGGCCAACTTCTATATTGTGGGCCTTCCACTGGCAGTTGGCTTAGGGGTCTTGCTTGTGGCTGCTGTTGGCAACCAGACCTCAGACTTTAAGAATACGCTAGGGGCAGCATTTCTTATTTCCCCTATCTTCTACGGCCGCCCCATAGCCATCCTTCCCATCAGCTTGGCTGCCAGCATCACAGCCCAGAAGCATCGCCGCTATAAGACTTCAGTTGGTTCAGAGACACTCAGTGTCCGGCTCTACCGTCTGGGCTTGGCTTACCTTGCTTTCACAGGCCCACTAGCCTACAGCACCTTCTGCAACACAGCAGCCACCCTTAGCTATGTGGCAGAGACCCTTGGCTCCTTTTTGAGTTGGTTCAGCTTCTTCCCCCTCCTTGGCCGCATCACAGAGTCTGTCTTCCTTCTGCCTTACCGGATCTGGAGGCTGCTGGTGGGGGATCCTGGTTTCAGCAACAACTCCTTCCGTGAGTGGGAGAAGCTCTATGAGTTTGTTAACAGTTTTCAGGATGAGAAGCGTCAGCTGGCTTACCAG GTTTTGAGTGTCTCAGAGGGGgcaacaaatgaagaaatacatcGAAGATACCGGGAGCTAGTGAAGATCTGGCACCCTGATCACAACCGACACCAGACAGAGGAGGCTCAGAGGCACTTCCTGGAGATCCAGGCTGCATATGAAGCCCTGAGTCAGCCCAGAAAGCCCAAGGGATCCTGGAG GTCATCCCAACAGCATTGA
- the DNAJC22 gene encoding dnaJ homolog subfamily C member 22 isoform X2, giving the protein MAKGLLVTYALWAVGGPAGLHHLYLGRDTHALLWMLTLGGGGLGWLWEFWKLPSFVAQANRPQRQRQSSVGRTPPLSFIRFVAQVIVGIYFGLVALISLSFMANFYIVGLPLAVGLGVLLVAAVGNQTSDFKNTLGAAFLISPIFYGRPIAILPISLAASITAQKHRRYKTSVGSETLSVRLYRLGLAYLAFTGPLAYSTFCNTAATLSYVAETLGSFLSWFSFFPLLGRITESVFLLPYRIWRLLVGDPGFSNNSFREWEKLYEFVNSFQDEKRQLAYQVLSVSEGATNEEIHRRYRELVKIWHPDHNRHQTEEAQRHFLEIQAAYEALSQPRKPKGSWR; this is encoded by the exons ATGGCCAAAGGGCTCTTGGTGACCTATGCCCTTTGGGCTGTAGGAGGCCCTGCTGGGCTCCACCACCTGTACCTGGGGAGGGACACTCATGCACTGCTCTGGATGCTTACCCTGGGGGGTGGCGGGCTGGGCTGGCTCTGGGAATTCTGGAAGCTCCCGAGCTTTGTAGCTCAGGCCAACAGAccccagaggcagaggcagagctcAGTAGGGAGGACACCCCCTCTCAGTTTCATTCGCTTTGTTGCCCAGGTGATAGTGGGCATCTATTTTGGCCTGGTGGCTCTCATTAGCCTTTCTTTCATGGCCAACTTCTATATTGTGGGCCTTCCACTGGCAGTTGGCTTAGGGGTCTTGCTTGTGGCTGCTGTTGGCAACCAGACCTCAGACTTTAAGAATACGCTAGGGGCAGCATTTCTTATTTCCCCTATCTTCTACGGCCGCCCCATAGCCATCCTTCCCATCAGCTTGGCTGCCAGCATCACAGCCCAGAAGCATCGCCGCTATAAGACTTCAGTTGGTTCAGAGACACTCAGTGTCCGGCTCTACCGTCTGGGCTTGGCTTACCTTGCTTTCACAGGCCCACTAGCCTACAGCACCTTCTGCAACACAGCAGCCACCCTTAGCTATGTGGCAGAGACCCTTGGCTCCTTTTTGAGTTGGTTCAGCTTCTTCCCCCTCCTTGGCCGCATCACAGAGTCTGTCTTCCTTCTGCCTTACCGGATCTGGAGGCTGCTGGTGGGGGATCCTGGTTTCAGCAACAACTCCTTCCGTGAGTGGGAGAAGCTCTATGAGTTTGTTAACAGTTTTCAGGATGAGAAGCGTCAGCTGGCTTACCAG GTTTTGAGTGTCTCAGAGGGGgcaacaaatgaagaaatacatcGAAGATACCGGGAGCTAGTGAAGATCTGGCACCCTGATCACAACCGACACCAGACAGAGGAGGCTCAGAGGCACTTCCTGGAGATCCAGGCTGCATATGAAGCCCTGAGTCAGCCCAGAAAGCCCAAGGGATCCTGGAGGTGA